In Candidatus Omnitrophota bacterium, the DNA window TGCACAACCGAGTTTATGACCTTTGCCGCTATGGAAAAAGAGTTTGATCAGCTTAATTGCAAGCTAATCGGGCTTTCCATAGACAGCCATTATAGCCACATTGCTTGGTTAAGGACAATCAAAGAGAAGATCGAGTATAAGGGGATGAAGAATGTTGAGGTTAGATTCCCGGTGATAGCGGATTTGACCATGGAGGTAGCGCATAAATTCGGCATGGTCCAACCTTGCGCCAGTAACGTAAGCGCGGTACGCGCGGTATTCTTTATCGACCCGCAGGCAAAGATCCGGGCGCTTATATATTATCCTCTTTCCAACGGCCGAAATTTTGCCGAGATCAAACGTTTGCTTATTGCTATGCAAACAAGCGATGAACATAAAGTAGCCACGCCTGCCGATTGGCAGCCCGGGGATGATGTGATTGTCCCGCCTCCAGGAAGCTGCGGGGTTGCTAAAGAAAGAGTTGAAGGGGCTGCTAAACAAGGGATCCGTTGTTTG includes these proteins:
- a CDS encoding peroxiredoxin, translating into MEQNSCDRVHMPLIGETAPSFEADTTQGHIKFPEDYKGKWVIIFSHPADFTPVCTTEFMTFAAMEKEFDQLNCKLIGLSIDSHYSHIAWLRTIKEKIEYKGMKNVEVRFPVIADLTMEVAHKFGMVQPCASNVSAVRAVFFIDPQAKIRALIYYPLSNGRNFAEIKRLLIAMQTSDEHKVATPADWQPGDDVIVPPPGSCGVAKERVEGAAKQGIRCLDWFICFKPLKLG